TTTACGAAAGTAAGGTGCGCCCTTGATTTGAGCCTCTGACTCATTATGGATTGTAAAAGGGGACTGAACTGGACCCTGTCTCAAGGCTGTTCTGATAGAACATGGCTTGGTTCTGAGTCCATGTATTTTTGGGGAAGAGAGCTGGCTGGAAGTTAGAGTCTGGAAGAAGGGAGGTGGCACCTCACTAGCATTGACacatcccccccccacctttttctttttaaaaataaaaccagcctttgttctgaaaataaaaaacttgagaCTTGTGACAAGCTTCCTGTGTGGTTTGTTTTAAGATCTTTCCCATCCTGGTTTCCTTACTAAATTCTTAAATGTCAGTGTGACATTTGTCATCATTTTATAGGCTTGTGTTAACATTGTGAGTACACTTGGCCATTTCCTTTTAGGTGGTTGGCACTCTTCGGGGAGGCCTTGACCTGGAGGGTGTCTAGCCAGGCTTCCTATAGGCAGGGCTAACTCACGTGGGCTCTCGGCCTGGGAGACATTTCCCCAGCCACTGGGGGCTTTCACTCCCATTTCTAAGAAAAACTTACCAAAGGAAAGACTgagcaatttattttcaaatactttgccCTCCTGTATTACTCTTGTCCCAGCCAGAAGCATGAATTATGTATGAATGAGAAGAAcaaggcttttctttttaacatcaacaacaataacaacaacaaaacaatacaaaggaGACTGTGAAGTCTAAGAACATTGAGTCTGCACAAAaataatagtgtgtgtgtgtgtgtgtgtgtgtgtgtatgttttcctTTAGTACAGAGACAGCCAATACTATTCAAAGGACTCGGTGCTGTTGCCCTGTGATGCTTGTGGCCATTCCAAAGACCAACAGAGGTTGGacccagagggagaaagaggcaaaaTCAAAGCTTCAGAACAACCAGGTCCTGTGCTTGGTCTGCCTCCTGCCAGCTGCAACTGCAGGCACTTACCTCACCTCCTTGGATGTTTTCAAACAGGAGCACTGTTACCCCACGAGGCTGTGGTCATAATGAAATGAGGTGGCATATGCAAATACAGTCCTTTTCCTCAGACATCTATAATAATAATGGTGGACTaaattcacatgtaaaagaatgacaGAGAAACATAGGAGcatgtcttccttcctttctaaatcCAGATGTAAAATAAGATGATGAATGTGACTAAGCATGTTATAAATATTCACGTTTCTCATAGTTAAGCAAGCTAGGTCCCACCCCTGTGTCAGTGGGACGgtatgtgaaagcactttgtgaaagatgaagaaatggcATATGAACAGGCAGTGTGTTCTGGGTGGGTAGGGCTGAGGCCACATGTGGGCCTTGCCCAGCAGTTGAGTCGGACTTTGTGGTTCTGGCCCTCCGGAGGAGCCTGGGCATGCGTCCTGTGCTTCCCTGCAGCAGGCTCTTGATGCATGGCGGCTCATTTCCATCTTCACAGCCATCTCCAAGAGAACTTTAGCTCCATTTTCCTGAGGTCCAGAAAAATAGAGTAGCTTGCCGAATACCACATGAAAGTTGGGAAGGGAATCCAGATTTGAGCCCAGGCCTGTCTGTCTCCAAAATCTGCACCACCCGAGGCAGCCTTCAGACTCTGCTATTGAGTTCAACTTTCCTTATTAAAGCTGAACGGTCTGGCTAAAAAGCAGGGGCTGGTTTTCCTATTCTGTGTGAGTCCCAAGGAAGCAGCATTGAGCAAAAGTCAACCAGCAGGACACCCATGTCAGGGCGCAGGCAAAAGTCAGGGGCCAGAAAATCTACTCTCGCTCCTCTCAGGTCATTGTTGTATTTTCTTCCTGTCTAATTGAAATGGAAGGATCCAGTAAACTAATAGTCTTGGGAGCTACTCCTCCTAGGAAGGGAATCTAGGACCTGGGGTCTGGGGAGGCATGTTAGACAAGACCTCTTTGTATCCGTCAAATATGAGAGTGGGGATTCCATATTCCTCTAACAGACAAGGCTGGCTCGACAGGGCACAGCACCTGCCTCAACCAACCCAAATGGACAGCATGTGAGTGTGCACCCAGCGCCAAGATCTGGGAGAGGTGTCAGGGCAAGGAGGGTTGGGGAGAGACCCAAAGCAAGCTGATGGACCTTGCAGCCATTTAGGAGTGATGTGAGGCACCCCATCTTCACAGCCTGTACCCATGGGCTGGGGGAAGTCGCTGTATTTTATATTCTCCCACAATATAGAATATTGGATCATACATTGCTTTTGTAATCTGAAAAAGCAAACACTAGAGCAAGAAAGTCCTAACAACAGGAAGAAGCCTAGATAAACAATGCCCCACTTTCCTAAACTGCTCCGACCCAGAACCAGGTCAGAGTGCTCTGTGCTAAGAGGCACTAAGACCTAGGGGAGCCTCTGGGCTCCTCACGTGGGCAACACCTGGACAGGGCGAGGGCCTCCATGTACTGAGTGCTCCCACGCGTGGGACCTGAGACCTCAGGATGATTACCTGATCACATGAGTTGTAAGCAGCGGAGCCAGGGCTCCAGCCTTGGGTAACTGTTGCCAGCCTCTTTTTAAAgaacctctctcttcctccacctgACTGGAGACACCAAGGCCAGGGCTGGAATACCAGTTCTGCTTTTTATTCTAAGCTCAAGCATACTTGGGCCCTCCCTTTCTTGCATAGCCTGGGGCAGCCAGTGTCCAATGGCCCTTAACTGGTAGGTCTTTCCTGGAAGCTCAGGAGCAGAAGTGGGCCTGGCACTCCCcttatttatttgggaagggAGGGCATCAAGTGCAGAGTCTAGAGGCCATTGGATTAAAGCCTCCCACTGCATTGTAAGTACATCTTCCTCTCCTTTGTGCCATATTTAATATTCAAGGACAAGCAGAAACCAACTAAAATCCATCATACCCTGGCATTCAGAGATTCCAGCTCAAACTGCTGAATGAATCTTGAAGTGACTGACCAACTCCCTTAAAGACGAACACCTCTGAGGTTCTTCCTAAGCAGTAAAGAAAAACTGGTGTAGAAGCAAAATTGGAAAGCGTGTCTGTATCACCATCTAATTGTTCCCCAACCCTCctccactggctttttttttttttttttttttttttactaggatAAAGACAGCATGCAGGGAGTCCTGCAAATCCACTCAGGACTGGAGCTGGCCAGGTGGCAGCGTGCAGGCCCGTGCTGGACACCAGCCACAGGTACAGGACATTTTGGTCACATGTTGACTGTGGGTCCTTCCACCTATTTgagctgcttttgctgtattgTTTTAGAGAGGGGTttgacatgagagactcctgactctgggaaacaaagggttgctagaggggagctggctgggggcatggggtaactgggtgacgagcactaaggagggcacttgatgggatgagccctgaatgttatactatatactgccaaattgaatttaaataaaaaatttaagaggagAGGGGCTTGAGTGGTAGGAAAGTCACAGCTTGGAGGACATCTGTTTTTGGAATGGCATTTCTGGATGAAGCAGGATTTTATTAGCCACGTTTCacaataatacaaaaagaaaggcAAGGCTTTATTTATATATGCTCCTGAAGCTCTTGGCATTTGGCTGACAGCAGACACCACAGGTTGATAGGACCTCCTGCATTTATGGGGAGCAAAGGCCAGTGTGAGACTGGGGACTCGGGAAGGGCAAGGACCGTGGGAGGAACCCAGGAATGACATTAAACGGTCCAGAAGCCCTTGGGAActtcatgattccatttatgtatgtTATGTCCACAACAGGTAAACCGAGAGATGGGAGGGAGTTTAGGGAGGTTGGTGAGGTTTAAGGGGTGTcggatttctttttggggtaagaaaaatgttctaaaattgattatgtTGCTGGTTGCTGAATTCTGAATTCTTAAAAGCCATTGAACTGCACAGGGCCAGCCAATACGACGGTAAGTGTATCAAATCTCACTAATGTTGGTAGGAAAGTGAGCAGCAGTCCTGGAGAGAAAGGGGACACAGTGACCAATGTTAATTGAGGACACTTGGCCTCAAAGGCCAGCAAAGCTACAATTCAAGGTTTGTAGGGAATGCAATCTAAACGGCTGGTATGCTTCTGGGCACCGGGACCACGTTGGCTGGGGCCAGTCTACTGCGACGGAGAGCCATGGCTCCAGCAAGGGAGAGTCGCCATGGTGTTCCACACTCTGGGAGCTGGGAAACGTCCCAGGAACCTTGGTAGGCATCTGGAGCCAGGGATGCCCACTTCCAGCTTGCTGGAGGGGACACAGAGCCTGAGAGGCGGCGGCCGGGAGACTGCAGCTCCCTCGCTCACGGTCTCAGACTGGGAGGGCTGCTAGAACAGGACCCATAAACTGGGGAGCCTATAGACACAGACATTTCTTGCAGTTTAGCAGCTGGCGAGTCCAAGACCAAGGAGCGGGGGACCGGGTGTCTGGCGGGAGCTTACTGCCTGGCTTACAGGTGACCATCTTGCTGGGCTCTTGCTCAtggaggggctgagggggctctctgggctccatcctcatgacctaatcacctgtGCCTCCGCTACTGTCCTACTGAGGATGAGGTGTGAAGATATGTATTTTGGGGGTACACCGACACCTTGTCTGCAGCACTGCCTCCCCTGGTCCTTTGCTGTTGTCAGGCTGCGTACGGGCCACCCTACCTGGGCTCCAGACCGGAGGCCCTATTGCTGTGTGGTGAAATCACACTACTGACGGGACTCCACAGCCAGGAGCTTCTTGGCCTATAGGAACATGTGACTCAAAATAACTAGCAGGAGTTCTTACCAGAGttaatgaatttattcattcttttattgagACTCCCCCTTTtgcacacatgtatgcatgtgtgggacacacacacacacacacacacacacacacaggacctgCGATGTTTGGTTTCCCATTACCTGTCAGAGTCCTCCCCCCTTCACTGAAGCCAGGAGCTCCAGCTGAGGGGCTCGAGGACAGGTAACGGAGCACACCCAAGTCCACAGCAGACAGCATCCCAGCATTGTTCACCGGGACCCCAGACAGACAGAAGCCTCGTTTCTCCCCAGGGGCACTTCAGGAAAAACTTCTTCAAACACTGAGCCTTAGCATCTCTCCTCAAATACTGTCTTTGCACGTCAGACTTCTAAGTACAGAGTGGCATATTTTCCTTGCCCCTGAAAGAGGGCCGGGCTCTGCGTGCCTCCCGCTCCTGCCCGGACTTCCTGCGCCCACCTGCTGTGAGGCCTCCACACCTCACACTCAGGCCTGGGGTCCCAACTCTGGGGCCTCCCAAGCTTGGGGGCCCTGCTGCCCAGGGGCCCGGCCACACAGTCCCAGAGACTCCTCTGCTGTAGCTCTCCCACTGACGGCAGCGCCAAAGTGAGAGCTCAGGATTTCAGACTTTTCTCCCAGCTGAATGCTGTTAGATTTCCCACCACACATTTCTATCCTCTTTCCAAAAATGATCTGAGGTGGCTTTCAGGTATGTTTGGTCCTCAGGACCCTTGTCTATAGGATAGCAGCTCACCACATCAAAGGAATGCCAGGCTACCCAGCTGATGGCCCAGCCCTCCAACCCCCAAGCCTGGCCACAGCCCTTTTCCAACAGGGGCTCCGGCCTCTCCCCTGGGACCAGCCCTCTCCAACCACTGTCTCTTGGCCCAGGTGCTCCTTCTGTGTATTCTCACAGCCCTGGGCAGACCTCTACTACGCCTTTTCATTGCACAGGACCATCCTGTTTACTAATCTGTCACTCTCACTAATCGTCAAGCCCCTTGGTGGCTAGGGCACCTGTGCAATTTACCTTTGTTAATCTCAGATGCTTGGCACCTAACAGGTGCAAAATCAATGCTGGATGATTGGATGACTGCATGATGGAAACTCAAGAACACTCTGTCACTAGCTCCTGGGAAGGGGCTGTGGATTCTTGCTGGGATAGAACATGGccagagggtcagagagagaaaattaaggGGGATGCCCAGGGATCAAGAGgtctacatttattttatcttatgattttatttatctattagacacacacacacacacacacacacagagagagagagagagagagagagagagacaggcttcatgcagggaggccgatgcgggactcgatctcgggtctccaggatcgcgccctggaccaaaggcaggcgctaaactgctgagccactggggctgcccaaggtcTACATTTAAAGGCAAACATTTCACACATGAACAGATGCATATATACAGACACTCGTGTACATACACACTCCCTTTGCTCAACACCCTGAGTCTGGGGAGGCCCTAGGGCACCTCCAGCTCCACACTGTCCCAGCCAGAGTTCTTCTGAAGCTCTTGGAAGAAGAGCTGTCTCTGGAGGCTTCTCAGGCTCTCCAGATCCTCAGGAGAGAGCTGCTTGGCCGATTTTCCCAGGTCCTgctctgcttcttcttcctccattTCCATAAGTCCTTCAGGGGGCTGTGGGGAGCTCCTGGAGATATACCCCTGGTCGGACTGTACCGACTGCCGCTGCTCCTCCTCGTAGGGTGTGCGGAGGTCTTTGAGGGCCACTGCGGCTCTGTCCCACCCCTCCTGGGCCTGGCAGCTCAGGCTCTGTTGTAAGAGGGAGAACATCAAACCTTCGAGCTGCTCCCTTACGTCTTCTGGGAGGTAGCTGGGTGATGCCATCGgggtgctgcagaggggaggcTCCTCCGAGTCCATGGGGAGGCAGAGGACGCTGTTGCGCCAAGGGCCACAACCCTCCAACAGCGGGCAGGCCTCATCTCCCTCCACCACGGCCAACCGGCCAGCTGTGCTACTCTCAACGGTGTGAGGGACAGGTTCCACCGCCTGAGCGGAAGGGACCTCTTTCACTGGGAACACCACAGTTTGCAGGGTCTGGGCCATCAGCTCTCCCTGGGGCTGAAGTTGAGGTTCAAGTCTTGACAGTCCTCTTCCTTCCTCACCAACAAGCAGATCTATCACCAGGCAGCCCTCAGGGGCAGGTTCATGCACCAGGGGCTTCTGCTTGACGATCCCTCTTCCTGGTGGCAGCAGTGGCTCTTCAAACACCTCTTCGTCCAGGGACGGGAGGTCCTGGTCATCTGCTGAGCCCAGGTTCTCACGCTCAAACCAATCAGGGCACCGAACCTGCCACTCCCGGAACCGCTCCACAGCCTCCTTGAGCTGCCAGCCACTGGGGCTCTGCAGGTAGTTCTCACCTGTGAGTTCCCCAACACGGTGCATCCGGCCAGGCTCAAACATCTCCAGATCTTGTATCCGGAAGTAAACTTCCTCAAATTTGTCCATGAGTGGGTACCTGGAAGTGATGTTGAAGAGGTCAGGGATATCGCTCTCGCTGCTGATGTCACGAAAGTAGCAGATGACGTAGGTGCCGAAGCAGGCTGGTTTCTTGAAGTCCGGCAGGATCATGTTCATGGCTGCTGTGAAAAGGTCCCCTGCGGGCTTCCAGCGGTCACACCGAAGCTGGACGGCGGGCTCCTCCCAGCCGAGGATGGCCTGCCACTTGGCCCGGGTGCCTCGCGAGCACAGGATTATGATCTTGGAGTTGGTCTCTACCATCTCCTGTTTCTGGCGGCCcacccaggtcatgacccccacCTCTGAGATGACCTGCTCCTCCAGCAGGTCAAGGGCAACCTCAGTGCCACAGACGGTGAGCAGGAACTGGGCAAACTTAAGGACCACATCCACGTAGAGGGGGTGGTCGGCAGAGTAGACAATCCAGACCTTCCTGGGCTTCAGGGGTGGAGGGGTCAGGCTGGTCTTGGGCTGGATATctgagggaaagaaggaaagcaggaaagCCAGGCCCACAGGTTCAGGTGTGCACCTGCGCTCATCCTCAAACCACAGGCCAAGGGCAGCACTCctagctgggcagcccagggggcagCCTGGATTAGGCACACACTGGCTCCCTAGTGTAAGTGATACAACCAAGGCCTCAGAATAAGCCAAATGTTGCTATTTCACTCATTCCGGCTGCCTGCAAAGAATCACAGTCTGGTGCCTTATGGGAGGGTGAATTTCCTTCTCAAGATTCCTATCTGTCTTTTAGCCTGTACTTTAATTATtgtaatcaaaaagaaaaaaggtccaAAGGTCTGCCTTTGCAATACAAACCTGTTATAGGTAGGACCTCTTTTCATAAAAGATGGTGCCCTTCCCTTCTTTGCTTGTCCAGGTGATTTCAAACATATTATCCTAGCCTCACCATTTGCGGTCCCCTCTGTGTGGGGGTCCCAGAAGGTAGGTCCTCCCTGGTGAGGCCTCCTGAAGGAAGCCAGGAGCTAAACTGCAGGAGAGCCCTCCGTTATGCCTCCCACAGCAACACTCACCAAACCCAGCCCACCCACACCAGGAAACACTGACCTGTGTATTTAGTGTCATTACCGTATTTTTCACAATGAGaccctgaaagaaaaaaaaaaaacaacataccGAAGCAGCTGTTTTGGAAGAGAAATAGGGATCAATTTGCTGGGGCTTGTGATGGGGTGCTGTCCCACCCCGACACAAGGCAGGCCCTGCACTGTGAGGGGCCGCCGGGTGTGAGCGCCAGGTGTGCCGGGGGTGGCTGTGAGGCCTGGGAGAGTTACTGGTATGTCTGAAGCTCAGCACCCTCCTCTGTGAGTGGGTCTGTACAGCAGGGATTCAGCGAGACTGtgtgcagggcctggcacacagtacgTGCTGTCGGCGGGAGTCTCCAGCATTCTGCACTGCTCCTACAGTGGTGACCTCTCCTGCCCCCAAGGAAATGCCCCGTGCAGGGAAGGCCTCTTTCCCCAGAAGCGTCCTTGCACAGGCCTACGACACAGCTTCAGACACTGCCTGCTTATGACACTTCCTCCTAGTATTTTTGATGCGAGGAGGGAAACGACGTTCTTGTGCAAGTGCTCCCTCAGAGATACAAAGAAGGAACCTGTGGTGTAGGAGGCCGTCCCTCAGTGACGTGCAGGATGGACAGAACCCACGGATGGCCAAATAAGACCCCAAGAGCCTGAGTCCCGATTTCCACCTTCTGGGCCTTGTCCAGAACTACCAGAAGACCGTGGGACGAGCATCCTCTTCTTCAGCCCGTGGTGCGGGGCACTCCGAAAGAAGGCCGGAAGTGCAAAGGCAGAAATGAAGCAGAGGGCCCAGCTGGCATGTAGAGCGAGTTTTAGTTTATAAAGcactcatggggcacctgggtggcacatcggttaagcgtcagactcctggtttctgttcaggtcgtgatctcagggtcaggaggtgGAGCCCGTGTGGGgcctcagtggggggtctgctggagagtccctctttctccctctcctcctgctcctcccccactctctaAACTAAATACATCTTCAAAGTGCTCCTAGAGATGTGAACTTATCTGACCCTGTTAACAGCCCTGCGGAGAAGGGCCCTCTCTGGGGGTCTTCCAATGCCTGGTGCAGTACTCCTCCCCTTGAATGATAATCCATGATGATCCATACTGAATGCTGACTAAGCCGTCAGTGTGGAAACTGCTCTCAGGCCATTGAAGGAAGGGCCCCGGGGCTGTGGAGGGCCGTGGAGGGAGCGTGGAGGGCCGAGCTCCGAAGCCAAAGGCCCATGGGCTCTCCTGCTCAGAATGTGACCAGAgagggctgcagggagagggagtgggtACTTATGGGCACCCCCTAGGCAGCCCCtccagtggctgtaccatttaatcctcaccacaacctTGAGAGGGAGGCATTATCACCCCATTTGACAGAAGACAAAACCAAATCTAGGGTTTGTTAAGCAATCTGCCTCTGTCTGCAAAGCAGGGAGGCAGAGCTCAGAGCCCACCCAGAACCTTCTCTCTCACATCATGCTGTTCCTCACTGTTCTCCCCGACTGACGTACGAGCCTGGGGGCCGCAGGATGAGCTCCTTCAGGTTCTCCCATCTGCCTGGCTGATCATGTCTGATGCAGGGAAACCCTTTCCTAGCAACTTCCATCCAGTCTGTTTTAATACTATTGATTTCAGTAGCAATTAACATAATTGTGGCTGACATATGTCGAGCAAAtatgtgccaggctctatgcTAAGAATCCATGTATGTTATTTTGTGTGATCCTTATATTCATCTTACGATGTGAGTATctttataattcccattttataaaagaggaacCCGAGGCTCAGAGAATGAAGTAATTTGCCCAGGTAGTTAAGTGCTGGAGCTGGTATCTGAGCCCAGGTCAGCCTTCCTGCAGGCTGACCCCTCGACCACCGAACTTGCCGTGGCCCGAGAGAGCCAGTGTCAGGACTTCATCTGAGATGGGAGGGCTGGCACTCAAGGGTGCCCTCTGAGCACAGCCTCACAGAGACGGGAGCGGAAAGAAGAGGACACAGGGAGCAAGGGGGACAGAGGAGCAAACCCCATGATGTgcccccacagcccctgccccttACCGGGTAGCCTCCAGGCCATGCAGACGATCAGCAGGATGACAGAACCCACCAGCAGGATGGCGATGCCCGTGATGAACCCATAAACCCACAGGGGTATGTAGTCTGTGGGGGGCGGAACAGTATAGTGAGGCGGCTGAAGCGGCCTGCTACAGCAGCCCTGAGGTCCCCAGCCCAGCTGCCTGGCCCCCGGGCTGTCCCCTCTGGCCTGTGCCACAGCCCCCGGGCTGGTCTCTGGGTTCAGCCTTGTCTGCCTGGCTCCAGAGAGGCTTAGGCAGGGACTTCTGACATGGCCTGAGGAATGGCCCCTGGGGAAGGACAGGAAGGACGGCTGGGCTTACCTGCAATCAAGACTGCAATGAGAACAAAGGGAAACAGTGTTCTTCGTTATTAGCAGTTACTACAAAACCCATTGCCAACATCCACCCCGGCCCTCCACTGAGCGCTCCAGGCACCTGCTAAACTTCATGACAACATCTCCATGCAGCAGCCGGTTGTTGGTCTACTGAGAGACGCCCCAACTCCCACCCAGGAGGCCAGCCTCTCCTCTGGGCTGATGTGATGCCTGTGGCTCTCTGCCCTGCTTCTGAGTGAAAAGGCGGCCGTGGCGCAGGGGGCAGGAATGGGCTTGGGTCAGAACCCAGAGCGCTGCCACTTCcatgctgtgtgatcttggacgaCTTACTGGATATCTCTGcgcctctatttcctcatctatgagctgggggagggatgCTCTCCTTCATGGTATGAGGGGTTACcatttgtgaggattaaaagcaAACATGGTAAAGCACTCATGCTCTGTGGCCCAGACTGCAACTCTCGGATAATTACAATCCCCAGTTTTTTAGTCACAGAAGTTGAGGATCAGAATGGTTAAGTATTTTGCCCACGGCTGCACAGCTAAGGACAGGCAGTCAAGAGTCCAACCCAGGAGTGTCTCCACAGCCCCACATTGCAGGCTTGAATACCTCCAAGGAAAATTAAAGCCCGCCCCCACCCTGAGAACCAAGTTAGGGTTCAGCTCAAGTCAAGGAATGACCTTCATTCACTCTCCTCTCTAAAATGCCTCAAAGCGGCGACAGACTTCCTACCTGGAGCATCTGGAATCTCTGGGCAGGGAACAGTCACAGAGTGTCTGAGACAGTCGTTGAGACAGCTACTGAAGAAAGGCTGGATCTGGGAGAGTGGTGAGAGCAGGGCAGAGTGGGACCCTGAGACATTGGTTGGGGGGCTTGGGCCCTCTCCACTACTGCTTCCTTGCCAGCATAGGCAACAGACCCTGGCCAGCTACCCCAGGAtctccacctgcctcccaggaAGGTGGCCTATTGCTACAGGGGGCCAAAGAAGCCCTGTCCAGGGGAGGCCTGGAGTATGGGGCCAGGAAAGGCAGAGATGCCGTCTCTGCAGGCAGGGAACCCTGGGGGACCACGGAGCCAGGTCCTCGGAGAGAGCATAGGTCCTTGAGCTGGCGCCTTCCTTACTGTGCCCCCCAGGAGTGCCCACCTGTGCAGGTGCTCCCACACTTGTGTGCACCACACTCACCCACCTGCACTTGGTGGCGGCAGCACCAATTAGAGCTTGACCTGGTGAGCGTGATGTTGGCCCGCTGATGGTGTTCCTTGAGTGTGGGCTatagggaggggagagagtgggTCAGGCTGGCTGGGCACGAGCTGTCCACCTCCCCCAGGAAGGCTGTCCCCAGAAAGGCTCCCCAGGCTTTCATTCCagaaaagactacatttccctGGGGCAACCAGCTCGTTGTTGGCTCGGGAACACATTTAGTGACTGgcatttctctctttgctttggcTGCTAGGGACCGTGGAGATAAGTCTGTGTTCATAAGCCAAAGGCCAGACACATGGTTTCTCCAGTAGCCCCATGCTGGCttcatattatttcatctttattcccCCTTTGTCTTAATATCTTAAAACTCTTCAGATCCTTTTTGCAACAGGTGgaataagaaaacagagagaaCCAGGGAGACTGTGGGGAAGGAGGAACTAGAAGGACGGGGGAGGTGAGCAAGGCAGAGATCAGACTAGACGAGCCAAAGGAAAGATCCAGCACTGACCTGCCTGGACACCACCATCAGAAGGAAAGGACAGGAGCAGAGCAATGCAGAACTGGGAGCAGCCAGGCACAGTACCTGCCAGGCTCCGGGCAGCAGTTATGTCAGGACCCGTGGAGGTGGTAGCACAGAGCTATGGACGGGACTCAGGACAGGGCTGGCCTTACCTCGGGCACCATCAGGACACGATGGAAGCAGCTCCGATTCTCCGTGTGGGGAAAACTGGTCAGCAGGATCTGGTATTGGGCAGACTCATTCCACAGGGTGAAGTGTACCCGCAGCTGGTGGGCCTCCAGGGCCTCTGCCATGATGTTGGGGTCCCACAGGCTGCCTGGGCAGGGTGCAGACCCAgatagagggggagggagggtgagtgtgtgtgtgtgtgtgtgtgtgtgtgtgtgtgcgcgcgcgcgcacacgcgcACATCCGAGTCAAGACCCCCACCACAAAGCTGCCGGCGCGGTTACCTGAGCTCACACATGGTGTGGTCATCCTCATCCCGGGGTCTTCGCAGCCTGCCAACCCAGAAGAAGGGGAAACCACTGAGCCTCTGCCTTAGAAAGTGTGCCTTTTCAGACTCCTGACACCATAGATAACAAGCTCTTTCCTTCTGGGGAGTCTGTTCAAAGGTGGCCCCTTCAAAGTTCAAAGGACCAAACTGCTGCCCCAGCCGGAGGCCCCACAGAACCAGGTATTGACCTGGCTGTGCCACACCTCCTTTCTCAGAGAACCTCCCAGACTCAACTGCATGCCTCCTGAGCTTGCTTTGAGGGAGAGTTTCAGCCCACTCCAGCTCCCCCCTACCCTGCCCCCATCAGCTTTCTCTGCAGCTGGCCTCTGATTCTTGACACGGGCAGAAATACTTTGTCCCCTCATGgcagcatttctcaaactttcCTATGCATGTCACAACAGGtagtttctgattcagttggtCTGGGGTGGGTCCgtgaaaatctgcatttctaacaagctcccaggtaatTCAATGATGCCTCCACAGGCGTGGAGAAAGCCTTGAGGACCACAGCTCCACAGACATCTCCCTGAACTCTCCTCCCCAGTGGCCTTGACTATAACATTTTCACTTTGGTTTAAGAAGACATGTGACAGGTAGGACTTGCCATAGAGGAATAGGGCCTGAGTGGGTCTACTATAGGAACAAGGGAGGGGACTGGGGACACTCACTCATTTGACAAGCACTTGCTGAGCACccaatatgtgccag
This genomic interval from Vulpes lagopus strain Blue_001 chromosome 21, ASM1834538v1, whole genome shotgun sequence contains the following:
- the IL17RA gene encoding interleukin-17 receptor A isoform X2; its protein translation is MGTPRRRPPVPPGPAPGRLLLALLLSPLAPARASPRLLDHPAPACAQEGLNCTVKNSTCLDDSWIHPRNLTPSSPKDVQVHLDFAQTQHGDLLPVVGIRWTLQTDASILFLEGAELSVLQLNTNERVCVKFEFLSKLKHHHKRWHFTFSHFVVEPGQEYEVTVHHLPKPIPDGDPNHQSKNFLVPGCEDPGMRMTTPCVSSGSLWDPNIMAEALEAHQLRVHFTLWNESAQYQILLTSFPHTENRSCFHRVLMVPEPTLKEHHQRANITLTRSSSNWCCRHQVQIQPFFSSCLNDCLRHSVTVPCPEIPDAPDYIPLWVYGFITGIAILLVGSVILLIVCMAWRLPGSHCEKYGNDTKYTDIQPKTSLTPPPLKPRKVWIVYSADHPLYVDVVLKFAQFLLTVCGTEVALDLLEEQVISEVGVMTWVGRQKQEMVETNSKIIILCSRGTRAKWQAILGWEEPAVQLRCDRWKPAGDLFTAAMNMILPDFKKPACFGTYVICYFRDISSESDIPDLFNITSRYPLMDKFEEVYFRIQDLEMFEPGRMHRVGELTGENYLQSPSGWQLKEAVERFREWQVRCPDWFERENLGSADDQDLPSLDEEVFEEPLLPPGRGIVKQKPLVHEPAPEGCLVIDLLVGEEGRGLSRLEPQLQPQGELMAQTLQTVVFPVKEVPSAQAVEPVPHTVESSTAGRLAVVEGDEACPLLEGCGPWRNSVLCLPMDSEEPPLCSTPMASPSYLPEDVREQLEGLMFSLLQQSLSCQAQEGWDRAAVALKDLRTPYEEEQRQSVQSDQGYISRSSPQPPEGLMEMEEEEAEQDLGKSAKQLSPEDLESLRSLQRQLFFQELQKNSGWDSVELEVP
- the IL17RA gene encoding interleukin-17 receptor A isoform X4, which produces MSSAPSRKYPHTFCCLCNERVCRRRWHFTFSHFVVEPGQEYEVTVHHLPKPIPDGDPNHQSKNFLVPGCEDPGMRMTTPCVSSGSLWDPNIMAEALEAHQLRVHFTLWNESAQYQILLTSFPHTENRSCFHRVLMVPEPTLKEHHQRANITLTRSSSNWCCRHQVQIQPFFSSCLNDCLRHSVTVPCPEIPDAPVLIADYIPLWVYGFITGIAILLVGSVILLIVCMAWRLPGSHCEKYGNDTKYTDIQPKTSLTPPPLKPRKVWIVYSADHPLYVDVVLKFAQFLLTVCGTEVALDLLEEQVISEVGVMTWVGRQKQEMVETNSKIIILCSRGTRAKWQAILGWEEPAVQLRCDRWKPAGDLFTAAMNMILPDFKKPACFGTYVICYFRDISSESDIPDLFNITSRYPLMDKFEEVYFRIQDLEMFEPGRMHRVGELTGENYLQSPSGWQLKEAVERFREWQVRCPDWFERENLGSADDQDLPSLDEEVFEEPLLPPGRGIVKQKPLVHEPAPEGCLVIDLLVGEEGRGLSRLEPQLQPQGELMAQTLQTVVFPVKEVPSAQAVEPVPHTVESSTAGRLAVVEGDEACPLLEGCGPWRNSVLCLPMDSEEPPLCSTPMASPSYLPEDVREQLEGLMFSLLQQSLSCQAQEGWDRAAVALKDLRTPYEEEQRQSVQSDQGYISRSSPQPPEGLMEMEEEEAEQDLGKSAKQLSPEDLESLRSLQRQLFFQELQKNSGWDSVELEVP